A stretch of the Mesorhizobium sp. Pch-S genome encodes the following:
- a CDS encoding amino acid permease, translated as MAAPGYSEHDKSEDVKVLHSMGYAQELERRMSQFSNFAVSFSIICILSGGINSLAQATSGAGGAAIGIGWPLGCFVSLVFAVAMAQISSAYPTAGGLYHWGSILGNRFTGWLTAWFNLLGLVTVLGAINVGTYYFFMGSFGTPYFGLEDTTTTRIIFLAIITGAQALVNHMGIGLTAKLTDFSGYLIFATAIALSIVCLAAAPSYDIARLLTFANYSGEIGGNVWPQNSTMWVFLLGLLLPIYTITGYDASAHTSEETLKAAHSVPRAMVSSVLWSAAFGYIMLCSFVLMLPNMEDAAKQGWNVFFWAMNERVNPVVKDILYLAILLAQWLCGLATVTSVSRMIFAFSRDGGLPGSKALSKVSPTYRTPVAAIWTGSILAVLFVWFSSLVSIGDTPVYTIVVACTVIFLFFSFTIPIALGLFAWGTSKWNVMGPWNLGEGVFKLFAVLSIIAMILIFVIGVQPPNDWALYITVGFLVVTAIVWFGFEARRFQGPPIGDEVAKRAAEIAAAERAVGETGGAH; from the coding sequence ATGGCAGCGCCTGGTTACTCTGAACACGACAAGAGCGAGGACGTCAAAGTCCTCCATTCCATGGGCTACGCCCAGGAACTCGAAAGGAGAATGAGCCAGTTCTCCAACTTCGCCGTCTCTTTTTCCATCATCTGCATCCTGTCCGGCGGTATCAATTCGCTGGCGCAGGCAACGTCTGGCGCCGGTGGCGCCGCCATCGGCATCGGCTGGCCGCTCGGCTGTTTCGTGTCGCTGGTGTTCGCGGTGGCGATGGCGCAGATCAGTTCGGCCTATCCGACGGCCGGCGGCCTCTATCACTGGGGTTCGATCCTCGGCAACCGCTTCACCGGCTGGTTGACCGCCTGGTTCAACCTGCTCGGCCTGGTCACCGTGCTCGGGGCCATCAATGTCGGCACCTACTACTTCTTCATGGGTTCTTTCGGTACACCCTATTTCGGTCTCGAGGATACGACCACAACGCGCATCATCTTCCTTGCGATCATCACGGGCGCGCAGGCGCTGGTGAACCACATGGGCATTGGTCTTACGGCCAAACTCACCGATTTCTCGGGTTACCTGATCTTCGCCACGGCAATCGCGCTTTCGATCGTCTGCCTGGCGGCTGCGCCCAGCTATGACATCGCCCGGCTGTTAACCTTCGCCAATTATTCGGGCGAAATCGGCGGCAATGTCTGGCCGCAGAACTCGACGATGTGGGTCTTCCTGCTCGGTCTGCTGCTGCCGATCTATACCATCACCGGCTACGACGCGTCTGCGCATACGTCAGAAGAGACGTTGAAGGCGGCCCATTCGGTGCCACGCGCCATGGTGAGTTCGGTGCTTTGGTCTGCCGCGTTCGGCTACATCATGCTGTGTTCCTTCGTGCTGATGCTCCCGAACATGGAAGATGCGGCGAAGCAGGGCTGGAACGTGTTCTTCTGGGCGATGAACGAACGCGTCAACCCCGTGGTCAAGGACATCCTCTATCTCGCCATCCTGCTCGCGCAGTGGCTGTGTGGCCTGGCGACGGTGACTTCTGTATCGCGCATGATCTTCGCCTTCTCGCGTGACGGCGGCCTGCCAGGTTCGAAGGCGCTGTCCAAGGTCAGCCCGACCTACCGTACGCCGGTAGCCGCCATCTGGACCGGATCGATCCTGGCGGTGTTGTTCGTCTGGTTCTCGTCGCTGGTCTCGATTGGCGACACGCCGGTCTATACCATCGTCGTGGCCTGTACCGTCATCTTCCTCTTCTTCTCCTTCACCATTCCGATCGCGCTCGGCCTCTTCGCCTGGGGTACGTCGAAGTGGAATGTGATGGGGCCCTGGAACCTCGGCGAAGGCGTCTTCAAACTGTTCGCCGTGCTCTCGATCATCGCCATGATCCTGATCTTCGTCATCGGCGTGCAGCCGCCCAACGACTGGGCGCTGTACATCACCGTCGGCTTCCTGGTCGTGACCGCTATCGTCTGGTTCGGCTTCGAGGCCCGTCGCTTCCAGGGACCGCCCATTGGTGACGAGGTGGCGAAGCGCGCCGCCGAAATCGCTGCCGCCGAACGCGCGGTCGGCGAGACCGGCGGGGCTCACTGA
- a CDS encoding glycosyltransferase family 2 protein, which produces MSESKLTLDIVAPFLNEAASVPGFARLLSELDAEVLRRFGLKTRKILVDDGSTDDSAALFGKALTGDWEIVRLSRNFGKEVAVLAGLDRTRGDMVLIMDADLQHSLDVSLKLIAELVENPDIDVVYARTNREGASWKRSQLAKLFYSLINSSQRFDIPENAGDFRVMRAPVAKAFTLLRDKRRFNKGLYAWAGFRHKALIYTPADRAGGTSKWSRGNLLAFSLEGIASFSVVPLRILTLSGLAAALAGGIYGLKIFFEVFFYGIAVPGFPSLLIAVVVLGGFNLALLGLIGEYVWVALSESKDRPVYIVRDVVSNARDGKEP; this is translated from the coding sequence ATGTCTGAATCCAAGCTGACGCTCGACATTGTTGCGCCGTTTTTGAACGAGGCGGCTTCCGTGCCGGGCTTTGCGCGGTTGCTCTCGGAACTCGATGCAGAAGTCCTGCGCCGTTTCGGCCTCAAGACGCGCAAGATCCTGGTTGATGACGGCAGCACCGACGATAGTGCCGCGCTTTTCGGCAAGGCGCTGACAGGCGACTGGGAAATCGTGCGCCTCAGCCGCAATTTCGGCAAGGAGGTGGCCGTTCTCGCCGGTCTCGACAGGACACGGGGCGACATGGTGCTGATCATGGATGCCGATCTGCAGCATTCGCTGGATGTCAGTCTGAAGCTCATTGCCGAACTGGTCGAAAACCCTGATATCGATGTCGTCTATGCCCGCACCAATCGCGAGGGCGCGAGCTGGAAACGCAGCCAGTTGGCCAAATTGTTCTACAGCCTGATCAATTCCAGCCAGCGTTTCGACATCCCTGAAAATGCCGGCGACTTCCGCGTGATGCGCGCGCCAGTGGCAAAGGCGTTTACCCTGCTGCGCGACAAGCGGCGTTTCAACAAGGGCCTCTATGCCTGGGCTGGCTTTCGACACAAGGCGCTCATCTACACGCCGGCAGATCGCGCCGGCGGCACCAGCAAATGGAGCCGAGGCAACCTGCTTGCCTTTTCGCTCGAAGGCATCGCCTCCTTCTCGGTGGTGCCGTTGCGTATCCTCACCCTGAGCGGGCTTGCCGCGGCCCTTGCCGGGGGCATCTATGGCCTCAAGATCTTCTTCGAGGTCTTTTTCTACGGCATCGCCGTGCCGGGCTTCCCGAGCCTGCTGATCGCCGTCGTGGTGCTGGGTGGCTTCAACCTCGCACTGCTTGGCCTCATCGGCGAGTATGTCTGGGTGGCGTTGAGCGAAAGCAAGGATCGTCCAGTCTACATCGTGCGCGATGTGGTGAGCAACGCGAGGGATGGCAAAGAGCCGTGA
- a CDS encoding zinc-binding dehydrogenase, whose translation MTIPSEMQALLLVGDGYAREPSGSVLEAMEPYVRSGTIGVPVPGATQVLIKVSLASINPSDVMFVKGLYGQPRSQGQPAGFEGVGTVVAAGEDSYAQSLVGKRIAFATGLTNWGAWADYALAEALACIPLIDSVRDEDAAAMIVNPLTAIAMYGLVKDEGHKAFVMTAGASQLCKLIIGLAKEDDYHPIVTVRRDDQIAPLKELGAAHVLNEKAPDFARTLREVMKAEQPRIFLDAVTGPLASLVFDAMPKRSRWIIYGRLDPSDTLIREPGQLIFQHKQVEGFWLTEWMRKHKDRRGPAAIEVQRRFSDGRWSTDVTAVVPLAEAMERVPAELAKPNGKVFIRP comes from the coding sequence ATGACCATTCCCTCCGAAATGCAGGCACTTCTTCTGGTCGGCGACGGATATGCGCGTGAACCGAGTGGCAGTGTGCTGGAAGCAATGGAGCCCTATGTGCGATCAGGCACCATTGGCGTGCCGGTGCCGGGCGCAACGCAGGTGCTCATCAAGGTGAGTCTGGCGTCGATCAATCCTTCCGACGTGATGTTCGTGAAGGGGCTTTATGGCCAGCCCCGCTCGCAAGGCCAGCCCGCCGGTTTCGAGGGCGTCGGCACCGTGGTCGCGGCAGGCGAGGACAGCTATGCGCAGAGCCTTGTCGGCAAGCGGATTGCCTTCGCCACCGGTCTCACCAACTGGGGCGCCTGGGCCGACTATGCGCTGGCCGAAGCGCTCGCCTGCATCCCGCTGATCGACAGTGTCCGCGATGAGGATGCCGCGGCAATGATCGTCAATCCGCTGACTGCGATCGCCATGTACGGCCTCGTCAAGGATGAAGGGCACAAGGCCTTTGTCATGACTGCCGGCGCCAGCCAGCTCTGCAAGCTGATCATCGGGCTCGCAAAGGAGGACGACTACCACCCGATCGTGACGGTGCGCCGCGACGACCAGATCGCGCCGCTGAAGGAATTGGGCGCGGCGCATGTGCTCAACGAGAAAGCGCCGGATTTCGCCAGGACGCTGCGCGAGGTCATGAAAGCCGAGCAACCGCGCATCTTCCTCGACGCCGTCACCGGCCCGCTCGCCTCGCTGGTGTTCGACGCCATGCCGAAGCGTTCGCGCTGGATCATCTATGGGCGGCTCGATCCTTCGGACACGCTGATCCGCGAGCCTGGCCAGCTGATCTTCCAGCACAAGCAGGTGGAAGGCTTCTGGCTGACCGAGTGGATGCGCAAGCACAAGGATCGTCGCGGTCCGGCGGCGATCGAGGTGCAGCGGCGCTTTTCCGACGGGCGCTGGTCCACCGACGTGACTGCCGTGGTGCCGCTGGCGGAGGCGATGGAACGTGTTCCGGCCGAGCTTGCGAAACCCAATGGCAAGGTCTTCATCCGGCCCTGA
- a CDS encoding N-formylglutamate amidohydrolase codes for MERTSHKRHQGADSVRVTNPDGAGAFVFTCDHASNLLPAEFGTLGLPASDLARHIAWDPGALPVAQILSERLDAPLIETCLSRLVLDCNRPLGAPDLIPPVSETTVIPGNENLSADARQARIDRCWKPFHQAIEDLIEARTERGLETRLVSVHSFTPVYKGIDRPWHIGIIHDEDTRLSAPLIAALEQQGGFTVGANQPYSPADRVYFTLERHARSRGLLCAMIEIRNDEIRDQAGQKKWGERLAGIFTGLEPARLPKPPPLKSVQTIEGTI; via the coding sequence ATGGAGAGGACAAGCCATAAAAGGCACCAAGGCGCGGATTCCGTAAGGGTTACCAACCCGGACGGTGCGGGTGCCTTTGTCTTCACCTGCGACCACGCTTCGAACCTTCTTCCTGCCGAATTCGGCACGCTTGGTCTTCCGGCTTCCGACCTTGCTCGCCACATTGCTTGGGATCCCGGTGCGTTGCCGGTGGCGCAGATCTTGAGCGAGCGGCTCGATGCGCCTCTGATCGAAACCTGCCTCTCGCGACTGGTGCTGGACTGCAATCGGCCTCTCGGTGCGCCGGATCTGATTCCTCCGGTGAGCGAAACGACCGTCATTCCCGGCAACGAGAACCTGTCAGCGGATGCGCGCCAGGCGCGCATCGATCGCTGCTGGAAACCTTTTCACCAGGCGATCGAAGACCTGATCGAGGCGCGTACAGAGCGTGGGCTGGAGACACGGCTGGTGTCGGTGCATTCCTTCACGCCGGTCTATAAAGGCATCGACCGGCCCTGGCATATCGGCATCATCCACGACGAGGACACGCGGCTGTCGGCGCCGCTGATTGCGGCGTTGGAGCAGCAAGGCGGCTTCACCGTCGGTGCCAACCAGCCATATTCGCCGGCAGACCGCGTCTACTTCACGCTGGAGCGGCACGCGCGCTCGCGTGGCCTGTTGTGCGCGATGATCGAAATCCGCAACGATGAGATCCGGGATCAAGCCGGACAGAAAAAATGGGGAGAACGGCTGGCGGGCATCTTCACCGGCCTCGAACCGGCGCGGCTGCCGAAGCCGCCGCCCTTGAAATCCGTACAAACGATCGAAGGCACCATCTGA
- a CDS encoding glycosyltransferase 87 family protein: MAKVRQSWDWGGLALWTGGFVVILVMAGMAPDHRSVMRAYRIASDMFLAGKPLYDLDIAMGYLYSPAFAVLYVPFMKLGPVIGDSLWRILGFAVLTYAVWRQVRTIEPENRLWMFSYALFLAVPITAGALRNGQATILLAGACWLLVLSALEGRRAETFLWATIAVVAKPTALIVFLLVGAIRLRLVPILALSLLFVLALPYAFAPADYVNQLYRDFATLMTSMSVDKSTAFEMADFTAPFTTLGLPVSTQAATVVRIIAAVPTLLLVLWYDRYLDRRIAGLAVFLTAAFYMSVFNPRVEYNTFALLAMPAGVALAVIWDNEEGGILRGILAIALFATGLSGINPHLQEALRLWFRPVAMTAITLPILWWFWSVAQGKFKRQGTMAHV; encoded by the coding sequence ATGGCAAAAGTCAGGCAGTCTTGGGACTGGGGTGGTCTTGCCCTGTGGACGGGCGGCTTTGTCGTCATTCTCGTGATGGCCGGCATGGCGCCCGATCATCGCTCGGTGATGCGTGCCTACCGTATTGCCAGCGACATGTTTCTTGCCGGCAAGCCGCTCTACGATCTCGACATCGCCATGGGCTATCTCTACTCGCCGGCCTTCGCGGTACTCTATGTGCCGTTCATGAAACTCGGCCCGGTCATCGGCGATAGTCTCTGGCGCATCCTGGGTTTTGCCGTACTGACCTATGCGGTCTGGCGGCAGGTTCGAACGATCGAGCCTGAAAACCGGCTCTGGATGTTCTCCTACGCGCTTTTCCTGGCGGTGCCGATCACGGCAGGCGCCCTGCGAAATGGCCAGGCGACCATTCTGCTGGCGGGCGCCTGCTGGCTGCTGGTGCTTTCGGCGCTCGAGGGGCGGCGCGCCGAGACGTTCCTGTGGGCGACAATCGCGGTGGTCGCCAAGCCAACCGCCCTCATCGTTTTTCTGCTGGTCGGAGCAATTCGACTGCGGCTTGTCCCGATCCTCGCCTTGTCGCTGCTCTTCGTCCTGGCGCTCCCCTATGCCTTTGCGCCTGCCGACTATGTCAACCAGCTCTATCGCGACTTCGCCACGCTGATGACATCGATGTCGGTCGACAAGTCGACTGCTTTCGAGATGGCTGACTTCACGGCCCCCTTCACCACACTCGGTCTGCCTGTGTCGACCCAGGCAGCAACCGTCGTCCGGATCATTGCTGCTGTACCGACGCTGCTTCTGGTGCTGTGGTACGATCGTTATCTCGACCGCCGGATTGCTGGTCTGGCGGTTTTTCTCACCGCCGCATTTTACATGAGCGTGTTCAATCCCCGGGTCGAGTACAACACCTTCGCCCTGCTCGCGATGCCTGCCGGCGTCGCTCTGGCCGTGATCTGGGACAATGAAGAGGGCGGCATTCTGCGGGGCATTCTGGCCATCGCCTTGTTTGCCACTGGTCTCAGCGGCATCAACCCGCATCTCCAGGAGGCCTTGCGCCTCTGGTTCCGCCCTGTTGCGATGACGGCGATCACGCTGCCCATCCTGTGGTGGTTCTGGTCGGTGGCGCAGGGCAAGTTCAAGCGGCAGGGGACCATGGCTCATGTCTGA
- a CDS encoding glutamine synthetase family protein produces MAGNLSFDQLKKAVQAGEIDTVLACAVDMQGRLVGKRFLAQYFVDSAHDETHGCNYLLADDIDMEPVPGYKAASWSKGYGDFVMKPDLATLRQIPWLEKTALVLCDLLDHHSHEDLAHSPRAILRKQVKRLSERGYIGYFASELEFYLFSESYDAARKKHWQGIDTASPYIGDYQIGITTKEEGIMRRLRNEMQAAGIPIENSKGEWGPGQEEINVRYAEALEMADRHVILKNGAKEIADSEGKAITFMAKYNYGLAGNSSHIHNSLWSADGKTPLFYDKKGPWTLSALGQAWSAGQLKYAKEFTWFLAPYINSYKRFQSGTFAPTKIMWSEDNRTAGFRLCGEGTKGIRMECRIGGADLNPYLAFAALIAAGLAGIDEKLELQKPFVGDAYQASRLPEIPKTLREATETMAKSKMLKAAFGEDVIEHYVHTARWEQFEYDRRITDWELHRGFERY; encoded by the coding sequence ATGGCAGGCAACCTTTCGTTCGATCAGTTGAAGAAGGCGGTCCAGGCCGGGGAGATCGACACCGTTCTCGCCTGCGCCGTCGACATGCAGGGCCGACTCGTCGGCAAGCGTTTCCTGGCGCAGTATTTCGTCGATTCCGCGCATGACGAAACGCATGGCTGCAACTATCTGCTGGCGGACGACATCGATATGGAGCCTGTGCCCGGCTACAAGGCCGCGAGCTGGTCGAAAGGGTATGGCGACTTCGTCATGAAGCCCGACCTGGCGACGCTGAGGCAGATACCCTGGCTCGAGAAGACGGCGCTGGTGTTATGCGACCTGCTCGATCATCACAGCCATGAGGACCTTGCCCATTCACCGCGCGCCATTCTGCGCAAGCAGGTGAAGCGGCTGAGCGAGCGTGGCTATATCGGCTATTTCGCATCGGAGCTCGAATTCTATCTGTTCAGCGAGAGCTATGACGCTGCCCGCAAGAAGCACTGGCAAGGTATCGACACGGCATCGCCCTATATCGGCGATTACCAGATCGGCATCACGACCAAGGAAGAAGGCATCATGCGCCGCCTGCGCAACGAGATGCAGGCCGCCGGCATTCCGATCGAGAACTCCAAGGGCGAATGGGGTCCGGGCCAGGAAGAGATCAACGTGCGCTACGCCGAGGCGCTGGAGATGGCCGATCGCCATGTCATCCTGAAGAACGGCGCCAAGGAAATCGCCGACTCAGAAGGCAAGGCGATCACCTTCATGGCCAAGTACAATTACGGCCTGGCCGGCAATTCCAGCCATATCCACAATTCGCTGTGGAGCGCAGACGGCAAGACACCGCTGTTCTATGACAAGAAGGGTCCGTGGACACTGTCGGCACTCGGCCAGGCCTGGTCGGCCGGACAGCTCAAATATGCCAAGGAATTCACCTGGTTCCTGGCGCCCTACATCAATTCCTACAAGCGCTTCCAGTCCGGCACCTTCGCGCCGACCAAGATCATGTGGTCGGAAGACAACCGCACCGCCGGCTTCCGCCTGTGCGGCGAAGGCACCAAGGGCATCCGGATGGAATGCCGCATCGGTGGTGCAGACCTCAATCCCTACCTCGCTTTCGCGGCACTGATCGCGGCTGGCCTTGCCGGTATAGATGAGAAGCTGGAATTGCAGAAACCGTTCGTCGGTGACGCCTACCAGGCCTCGCGTCTGCCGGAGATTCCGAAGACCCTGCGCGAGGCGACGGAGACCATGGCCAAGTCGAAGATGCTGAAGGCAGCCTTCGGCGAGGACGTGATCGAGCACTATGTGCACACCGCCCGCTGGGAACAGTTCGAATACGATCGCCGCATCACCGATTGGGAGCTGCATCGCGGCTTCGAACGGTATTGA
- a CDS encoding ChbG/HpnK family deacetylase, with protein MTRQIRLIADDYGLAPGVSDAILDLLQRGRLTGTGCMTGFPEWQQAAAHISPFIGQVPVGLHLTLTDQPALTIGTSLVSEGRLPPLSALAAPFRRRRIETGDIHAELDAQLARFVDALGHTPDFIDGHQHVHFLPAVRTWLKTRFAGSEKPVLRGAPAVSLEVGVTAMKMAVIAALARGFDRSMEAAGFLVMKPLAGIYDWKRPDDFAPTLRAAVSTLREDGVFMCHPGHVDAELVSRDPMQKVREVEYAFLASDTFGAFLAANDAGVRGGLS; from the coding sequence GTGACACGGCAGATCCGCCTGATCGCCGACGACTACGGACTGGCGCCCGGGGTATCGGACGCCATCCTCGACCTGTTGCAAAGGGGACGTCTCACCGGCACTGGCTGCATGACCGGATTTCCGGAATGGCAGCAGGCAGCGGCGCACATCAGCCCCTTCATCGGCCAGGTTCCGGTCGGACTGCACCTCACACTGACCGACCAGCCTGCCTTGACGATCGGAACCAGCCTGGTGTCGGAAGGACGGTTGCCGCCGCTCAGCGCGCTGGCGGCGCCGTTCCGGCGAAGACGCATCGAGACGGGCGACATTCACGCCGAACTCGATGCGCAACTTGCCCGCTTTGTCGATGCGCTCGGCCACACGCCGGATTTCATCGACGGACATCAGCATGTGCATTTCCTGCCTGCGGTGCGCACCTGGTTGAAGACGCGTTTTGCCGGTTCTGAAAAGCCTGTGCTGCGGGGCGCACCGGCGGTGTCGCTCGAGGTTGGTGTCACAGCCATGAAGATGGCGGTGATTGCGGCGCTGGCGCGTGGCTTCGACCGAAGCATGGAGGCTGCCGGATTTCTGGTCATGAAGCCGCTTGCCGGCATCTACGACTGGAAGCGGCCAGACGACTTCGCGCCAACCTTGCGTGCCGCTGTTTCGACATTGCGCGAAGACGGCGTGTTCATGTGTCATCCAGGCCATGTCGACGCGGAGCTCGTGTCGCGCGACCCGATGCAGAAGGTGCGCGAGGTCGAATATGCTTTCCTGGCCTCGGACACCTTCGGCGCATTTCTTGCGGCGAATGATGCTGGCGTGCGGGGTGGCCTGTCGTGA
- a CDS encoding MurR/RpiR family transcriptional regulator, whose protein sequence is MGTQTTTTSIAELIADRIDSMPAGERRAAQTLVANYPVIGLKTVADFSQQAGVSSPTILRFVARLGFQNYPEFQSALQDELAAQLQSPASRTTTAPSRSDAASPMIEATLDNLRETFRHLSDKQLNEIAEKMADHRGHMFLIGGRFTDPLARYMAAHLAIIRPNVFHLVGQESMWRDRLIDMGKRDVLVIFDIRRYQDSLIRFAEKAHQRGVQIVLFTDQWLSPIARFARHVIAGRTAVPSPWDSSAALFVVAETLIGAVTRQMEPDSARRIREMEGLR, encoded by the coding sequence TTGGGAACACAGACGACGACCACATCCATTGCGGAACTCATCGCGGACCGCATCGATTCCATGCCGGCAGGTGAACGCCGCGCCGCCCAGACGCTGGTTGCCAACTATCCCGTCATTGGCCTGAAGACAGTGGCGGACTTCTCCCAGCAGGCTGGCGTCTCCTCACCGACAATCCTGCGTTTCGTTGCCCGACTGGGCTTTCAGAACTACCCGGAATTCCAGTCTGCCCTGCAGGACGAACTTGCCGCGCAGTTGCAGTCGCCTGCCTCGCGTACGACCACGGCCCCCAGCCGAAGCGACGCAGCATCGCCGATGATCGAGGCCACCCTCGACAATCTGCGCGAGACCTTTCGCCACCTCTCGGACAAGCAGTTGAACGAGATCGCGGAAAAGATGGCCGACCACCGCGGCCACATGTTCCTGATCGGCGGACGCTTCACCGATCCGCTGGCGCGTTACATGGCCGCTCACCTTGCCATCATCCGTCCCAACGTCTTCCACCTTGTCGGCCAGGAAAGCATGTGGCGGGACCGCCTGATCGACATGGGCAAGCGCGACGTGCTGGTGATCTTCGACATCCGCCGCTATCAGGACAGCCTGATCCGCTTCGCCGAGAAAGCGCATCAGCGCGGCGTGCAGATCGTGCTGTTCACGGACCAGTGGCTTTCACCCATTGCCCGCTTCGCCCGCCACGTCATTGCCGGGCGTACGGCCGTCCCCTCTCCCTGGGACTCCTCCGCCGCGCTCTTCGTGGTCGCCGAGACGTTGATCGGTGCAGTTACCCGCCAGATGGAGCCGGACAGCGCGCGGCGTATTCGCGAAATGGAGGGCCTTCGCTAG
- a CDS encoding aldehyde dehydrogenase family protein — protein sequence MTETVKLTSPIDGSIYVERPVATDQAINAAVERARTAQADWARLPVAERAKYMLKMLEALVGMADEIVPELAWQMGRPVRYGGEFGGVKERTQYMVEIAERALAPVPASNPKDGFRRYVKKDPLGVVMVIAPWNYPYLTSVNTIVPALIAGSTVILKHAAQTLLVGERFAKAFEAAGLPKHVFQNIVLNHAQTEKLLGSGKIDHVNFTGSVAGGRAIEKAAAGTFMTLGLELGGKDPAYVLPDAKLDHAVANLVEGAFFNSGQCCCGIERVYVHEKVYDDFVEGFIAETKSYVLGNPLDQTTTMGPMAQARFADFIREQKAEALRKGATAHMNTKDAADKAGSPYLPAEVLTNVDHQMSVMREESFGPIVGIMKVRNDEEAIALMNDSPYGLTASIWTADTDRAVAIGDRVETGTVFMNRCDYLDPALVWTGVKDTGKGAALSQIGYDNLTRPKSYHLREKV from the coding sequence ATGACCGAGACGGTCAAGCTCACATCCCCCATCGACGGCTCGATCTATGTCGAACGGCCGGTCGCGACGGACCAGGCCATCAACGCTGCTGTCGAGCGTGCCCGCACCGCGCAGGCCGACTGGGCGCGGCTGCCGGTGGCGGAGCGTGCCAAATACATGCTGAAGATGCTGGAAGCGCTGGTCGGCATGGCAGACGAGATCGTGCCGGAACTGGCCTGGCAGATGGGTCGTCCGGTGCGCTATGGCGGCGAGTTCGGCGGCGTCAAGGAACGCACGCAGTACATGGTCGAGATCGCCGAGCGCGCGCTGGCGCCGGTGCCCGCCTCCAATCCGAAGGACGGTTTCCGCCGCTACGTGAAGAAGGATCCGCTCGGCGTTGTCATGGTGATCGCGCCGTGGAACTATCCCTATCTTACATCGGTCAACACCATCGTGCCGGCGCTCATTGCTGGTTCCACCGTCATCCTCAAGCACGCCGCGCAGACCTTGCTTGTCGGCGAGCGTTTCGCCAAGGCTTTCGAGGCTGCCGGACTGCCGAAACATGTCTTCCAGAACATCGTGCTCAACCATGCGCAGACCGAGAAGCTGCTGGGCTCCGGCAAGATCGACCATGTCAACTTCACCGGCTCGGTCGCCGGCGGGCGCGCCATCGAGAAGGCGGCGGCGGGCACCTTCATGACGCTTGGTCTCGAACTCGGCGGCAAGGACCCGGCCTATGTGCTGCCGGACGCCAAGCTCGACCACGCGGTCGCCAATCTCGTCGAAGGCGCCTTCTTCAATTCGGGCCAATGCTGCTGCGGCATCGAACGCGTCTATGTGCACGAGAAGGTCTATGACGATTTCGTCGAGGGCTTCATCGCAGAGACCAAAAGCTATGTGCTGGGCAATCCGCTCGACCAGACGACCACGATGGGGCCGATGGCGCAGGCGCGTTTTGCCGACTTCATTCGCGAGCAGAAGGCCGAGGCATTGCGCAAGGGTGCAACCGCGCACATGAACACCAAGGACGCTGCGGACAAGGCCGGGTCTCCTTATCTGCCGGCCGAGGTCCTTACCAACGTCGATCACCAGATGAGCGTGATGCGCGAGGAGAGCTTCGGCCCTATCGTCGGCATCATGAAGGTGCGCAACGATGAGGAAGCGATCGCATTGATGAACGACAGCCCCTATGGGCTGACGGCCTCGATCTGGACAGCCGACACCGACCGTGCCGTCGCCATCGGCGATCGCGTCGAGACCGGCACCGTCTTCATGAACCGTTGCGACTATCTCGATCCGGCGCTGGTGTGGACCGGCGTCAAGGACACCGGCAAGGGCGCGGCACTGTCGCAGATCGGCTATGACAACCTGACCCGGCCGAAGAGCTACCATTTGCGCGAGAAGGTATGA
- a CDS encoding GtrA family protein, translating into MSSEPGRSLGSKMIRFAVVGLANTAIDLVAFTVLLWLALPPLAANVGAWLVAVAFSFVANRFWSFERDRSIPLSHSIFRFISLGALISLGVSSAFIIGLSGWTGVWPAKIAGIIVAAVLNFLAARWSIEGRLLR; encoded by the coding sequence GTGAGCAGCGAGCCAGGCCGTTCGCTCGGTAGCAAGATGATCCGTTTCGCCGTTGTCGGTCTCGCGAATACGGCAATCGATCTCGTGGCCTTCACCGTGTTGCTCTGGCTTGCACTCCCGCCATTGGCCGCCAATGTCGGCGCCTGGCTTGTCGCCGTCGCGTTCTCTTTCGTGGCCAACCGTTTCTGGTCGTTCGAGCGCGACCGCTCGATCCCGCTCAGCCATTCCATCTTCCGTTTCATCTCGCTGGGCGCTTTGATCTCGCTTGGCGTCTCCAGCGCGTTCATCATCGGACTGTCCGGATGGACCGGCGTCTGGCCAGCCAAGATCGCCGGCATCATCGTGGCGGCGGTGCTGAATTTCCTCGCCGCGCGCTGGTCGATCGAGGGCCGTTTGCTTCGCTAG